Sequence from the Clostridium saccharobutylicum DSM 13864 genome:
ATTCCAATCTTTCCTGTTCCAATAATCCCTACTGTTAAGTTCTTTAAAAGACATCCTTGTACATTATTTAACGAAAAATCTTGATTCTGATAAGAATTAATAATTGTTTTAATATTTCTTTCTGCCATGAGCATAAGCATAACTGTATACTCCGCAACACTATCTGGCGAATATTCTGAATTTCCTACACCCATACCTATCTCCTTCGCTCTTTCTATATCAATATGATCATAACCAATTGTCCTAGTGGAGATATATCTAACACCCTCTTTATAAAAAGCATCTATCAAATCCGATTTAACTGGAGTTGTAATTATACACACTGCATCTGCATTATGAGCCAATTTTATATTCTCCATTTTTGGTGGTTCATTAGTAAATACAATCTCTATTCCATGTTTTTCTTCAAGTCCTTCATAATAAGGCTTTTCCATATCCAGTACACTATAAACTACAATCTTCATTACTAAATCTCCTTTATTTGGTATTTCCAATTATTTAAAATCATATTATACTACTTTGAATATAAATTCAATCTCATTTTAACACTACTATAGATAAACAACTTTGAATTTCAATGAAAAACCCTATGGAAACAAACAAATTAGTGCTTAAATTTATACATTGAATTTATAGTAAAACTAGAAATTAGGGATATGTTTTTGTGAAGCGTTTCGTTAGGAATTTTTATGGTTATGATTCCTTAGAAACCGCAACAAAAACATATCCCTAATTTCAGTAAACATAACTCTAAATTTCAAACTATTTATCTATAGATTTTATAATTTTTTTAATAACATTGTATCAAATTTGTCTATTGTCATTTGAATGCTATTTATAAGCTTACTTACATGATATCCATCAGCTACTGCATGTGATATTGTCACAGTAAATGGCATAATCCATTTTCCATTCTCTTCATGATATTTTCCATACGTTATTATTGGCATTAATGATGGACTAGAATCATTAGTATATGTTGAATATCCTGTATAACTAAGCCATGGAACACAAGATATACAATAAAAATTTTTAGGCTGATTATCTTTTATTTTTACGCCTTTAATATTTGAATACTTTTCAATATCACATTTATAGTTATCATAAAATTTATAGAAATCGTTATCATACAATGACCAAAGATCTGAAAAAGTATTATCATCTTTATGAAAAATTGTATAACTAGGATGAACCATATCATATATTATTAATTTATCATCTTCTCCATACCTCATACGAAATTCTGGCATCAAATTTATGTTATAAGTAACACAATAAATAAATGAAGGATAAAATT
This genomic interval carries:
- a CDS encoding chloramphenicol acetyltransferase, whose protein sequence is MFHVVNLEKWERREHFKYYIEQLKCGYSITANLDVTVFKKLLENNNLKFYPSFIYCVTYNINLMPEFRMRYGEDDKLIIYDMVHPSYTIFHKDDNTFSDLWSLYDNDFYKFYDNYKCDIEKYSNIKGVKIKDNQPKNFYCISCVPWLSYTGYSTYTNDSSPSLMPIITYGKYHEENGKWIMPFTVTISHAVADGYHVSKLINSIQMTIDKFDTMLLKKL